A stretch of Buteo buteo chromosome 9, bButBut1.hap1.1, whole genome shotgun sequence DNA encodes these proteins:
- the DDX25 gene encoding ATP-dependent RNA helicase DDX25 yields MMGFNRPSKIQETALPIMLAYPPQNLIAQSQSGTGKTAAFVLAMLSRVNAAEKYPQCLCLAPTYELALQIGHVIEKIGRFCADITVTYAVRGNRVLQGTTLQEQIVIGTPGTMLDWCFKRRVVDLKKINMFVLDEADIMIDTQGLSCQSIRIQRALPKGCQMLLFSATFKETVRAFATQIVSNPIMIKLREEELTLSNIRQYFFVCRSWEEKYRALCNIYGSITIGQAMIFCQTRRSADWLSVEMSQDGHQVAILTAELTVAQRADVIQRFRDGKEKVLIATNVCARGIDVQQVTIVVNFSLPTNQRSEPDFETYLHRIGRTGRFGKRGVAFSMVESQNVGLVQMIEEHFQTKIKQLDPDDMDELEKLEN; encoded by the exons ATGATGGGCTTCAATAGACCATCCAAAATCCAGGAGACGGCTCTGCCCATCATGCTGGCGTATCC GCCCCAAAATCTGATTGCCCAGAGCCAGTCAGGGAcagggaaaacagcagcttttgtCTTGGCGATGTTGAGCAGAGTTAATGCCGCTGAGAAATACCCGCAG TGCCTCTGCTTGGCTCCCACCTATGAGCTGGCCCTGCAGATCGGGCACGTGATCGAGAAGATTGGGCGGTTTTGTGCCGACATCACAGTTACGTACGCTGTCCGAGGAAACCGAG TTCTGCAGGGCACCACGCTGCAGGAGCAGATCGTCATCGGGACCCCGGGGACAATGCTGGACTGGTGTTTCAAACGGAGAGTCGTGGACTTGAAGAAGATCAACATGTTCGTGCTGGATGAGGCCGACATCATGATCGACACTCAGGGCCTCTCCTGTCAAAGCATTCGCATTCAGAG GGCTTTACCCAAGGGCTGCCAGATGCTGCTGTTCTCGGCCACCTTCAAGGAAACTGTGCGGGCATTCGCCACGCAAATCGTTTCCAACCCCATCATGATAAAGCTGCGTGAAGAAGAGCTCACCCTAAGCAACATCAGGCAGTACTTCTTCGtgtgcaggagctgggaggagaagtACAGAGCCCTCTGCAACATCTACGGCAGCATCACCATCGGCCAGGCTATGATCTTCTGCCAG ACTCGGAGGAGCGCGGACTGGCTGTCAGTGGAGATGAGCCAGGATGGGCATCAGGTGGCCATCCTGACGGCGGAGCTGACAGTAGCCCAACGGGCCGATGTCATCCAGCGCTTCCGTGACGGGAAGGAGAAGGTCCTCATCGCCACCAACGTCTGCGCCAGAG gGATCGACGTCCAGCAGGTCACCATCGTGGTGAACTTCAGCCTCCCCACCAATCAGAGGAGCGAGCCGGATTTCGAGACCTACCTCCACCGCATCGGGCGAACGGGACGCTTTGGCAAGAGGGGAGTCGCCTTCAGCATGGTGGAAAGCCAGAATGTGGGGCTCGTGCAGATGATAGAGGAGCATTTCC AGACCAAGATCAAGCAGCTGGACCCAGATGACATGGATGAGCTTGAGAAGCTTGAAAACTGA